The Enterobacter mori genomic interval TGTTTGAGCTGTCTAAACGTGATGATGTGCCGTACAAAGTGGCCATCAACGAAGCGATCGAACTGGCGAAAACCTTCGGCGCTGAAGACAGCCACAAATTTGTAAACGGCGTACTTGATAAAGCAGCACCTGCGATCCGTCCCCACAAAAAGTGATCCGCAAACCGGAGTTCTGCATTGCCTGACGGGCAGTGCGGCTCCGGTTTTTTCTTTTATTTGCTGAGGCATAACGTATGGCATGCGGCGAATTCTCCCTGATTGCCCGTTATTTCGACCGTGTCAGAACCTCTCGTCTTGATGTTGAAACCGGCATTGGCGATGACTGTGCACTTCTCAATATTCCCGAAAAACAGACGCTGGCAATCAGCACCGACACCCTGGTGTGCGGACGTCATTTCCTGCCCGATATCGATCCTGCCGATCTTGCGTATAAAGCGCTGGCGGTGAACGTTAGCGATTTGGCGGCAATGGGTGCCGATCCTGCCTGGCTGACGCTGGCTCTGACGCTGCCAGAGGTAGATGAAGCCTGGCTGGAAGCGTTTAGCGACGCGTTGTTTGAACAGCTGAATTATTACGATATGCAGCTGATTGGCGGTGATACCACTTCCGGGCCACTGTCGATGACGCTGGCGATCCACGGCTATGTGCCGCTCGGCCGCGCGCTGAAGCGTTCAGGGGCAAAACCGGGCGACTGGATCTATGTGACCGGTACGCCGGGTGACAGCGCAGCAGGGCTGGCGATCCTCCAGGATCGCTTAACCGTGAAGGACGCCGACGATGCGGCGTATCTGGTGAAACGCCATCTGCGGCCGACGCCGCGTATTCTGCACGGTCAGGCGCTGCGCGAGCGGGCAAGCTCGGCTATCGATCTCTCTGACGGGCTTATCTCAGATCTCGGCCATATCCTGAAGGCCAGCGGTGTCGGCGCGCGCGTTGACCTGGATCTGTTCCCGCTGTCAGAGGAACTGCTTCGTCATGTGGAACCTGAGCAGGCGCTGCGCTGGGCGCTCTCCGGTGGTGAAGACTACGAACTGTGCTTCACGGTACCTGAGCTCAACCGTGGCACGCTGGATGTGGCCTTAGCGCATCTTGGCGCGAAATTTACCTGTATTGGTCAGATCATGCCGGAGAGTGAAGGGCTGAAGTTTGTGAAAGACGGTGCGCCCGTTACGCTTGACTGGAAAGGGTACGATCACTTCGCGTGAGTTTGTGCGCTCTGTATTGCCGGGTGGCGGTTCTGCCTTACCCGGCCTACAAAAGATGGGGCTTATTTAAACCCCACCACCGGATGCTGCTGATACGGCGTCTCCAGCTCGGCAACCTGCTCCGGCGTTAGCGTGATATCCACCGCATTCAGCAGTTCGTCAAGCTGCTCTTCCCGGGATGTGCCAATAATCGGCGCCGCGACGCCGCGCTTACCCAGCAGCCACGCCAGCGCCACCTGAGCGCGGGTGGCACCCGTATCGTCGGCGATCCCGGCTAAGCGTTCGGCAATCAATGCATCGCTAGCCTCTGTTCCTTCGTAGAGATTTTTTCCCACTTCATCCGAGACCAGACGGGCCGTGGTTTCACCCCACGGACGGGTTAAGCGGCCGCGTGCCAGCGGGCTCCACGGGATCACCGCCACACCCTCCTGATGGCACAGCGGCAACATTTCGCGCTCTTCTTCACGATAGATCAGGTTGTAGTGATCCTGCATGGTGACAAAGCGCGCCCAGCCGTGCTGCACCTGGAGATCCAGCGCCTGGGCAAACTGCGACGCGTGCATCGACGACGCGCCGATGTAGCGCGCTTTACCGGCTTTCACCACGTCATTGAGCGCCTCAAGCGTCTCCTCGATCGGCGTGTTGTAATCCCAGCGGTGAATTTGCAGCAGGTCGACGTAATCCATGTTCAGACGCCTGAGGCTGTCATCAATGGAGCGCAGGATCTGCGCGCGAGAAAGGCCCTGAGGCAGGTCGCCCACCGGATAGTAGACCTTGGTGGCAACCACGATCTCATCCCGCCGGGAAAAGTCGCGCAGAGCACGGCCAACAATCTCCTCGCTGCTGCCATCGGAGTAGCTGTTGGCGGTGTCAAAGAAATTAATACCGCCTTCAATGGCGCGTTTGATAATTGGACGACTGCTCTCTTCCGGCAGCGTCCAGGCGTGGTTTCCCCGATCCGGTTCGCCAAAGGTCATGCAGCCCAGGCAAAGTCGGGAAACCTTAAGGTCCGTTTTTCCTAACGTAGTGTATTGCACGGTTCCGCTCCTGCTGTTTTAAACATGAGGTTTAAGCATAGCAGGAGCGGAAAAGGGGGAGGGGTTATGCCAGCCAGCTGCGGATTTTGGCTTCGATACCTGCGGCATCCAGACCAATCGCCGCGCGGGCTTCGTCCTGCGTGCCTTGTGGAATGAAGTAATCAGGCAATCCAAGATTCAGCACCGGAACGGCTTTACGGTTTGCCATCAGCACTTCGTTTACGCCGCTGCCCGCGCCGCCCATGATGGCGTTTTCTTCCAGCGTGACCAGCACGTCGTGGCTTTCCGCCATGCTCAGGATCAGGGACTCATCGAGTGGCTTAACGAAGCGCATATCCACCAGCGTGGCATTCAGCGTTTCGGCCACTTTTGCCGCTTCCGGCATCAGCGTGCCGAAGTTCAGGATTGCCACTTTCTCACCGCGACGCTTCACCAGGCCTTTACCGATCGCCAGTTTTTCCAGCGGCTGAAGTTCAACGCCCAGGGCATTACCGCGCGGATAACGAACCGCGCTCGGACCGTCCTGATAGTGGTAGCCGGTAAACAGCATCTGGCGACATTCGTTCTCGTCGCTCGGCGTCATGATCACCATGTCCGGGATGCAGCGCAGGAAAGAGAGATCAAATGCCCCCTGGTGCGTCTGACCGTCGGCACCCACAATGCCCGCGCGGTCGATAGCAAACAGCACCGGCAGCTTCTGGATGGCAACGTCGTGAATAACCTGATCGTAGGCGCGCTGCAGGAAGGTGGAGTAAATTGCCACCACCGGCTTGTAACCACCAATCGCCAGACCCGCCGCAAACGTCACCGCGTGCTGCTCGGCGATGGCGACGTCAAAATACTGGTCAGGGTATTTTTTGGAAAACTCGACCATGCCGGATCCTTCACGCATGGCGGGCGTCACAGCCATCAGCTTGTTGTCTTTGGCTGCGGTTTCACACAGCCAGTCGCCGAAGATTTTCGAATAGCTCGGCATGCCGCCGCTGCTTTTTGGCAGACAGCCGCTGGTATGGTCAAATTTCGGAACCGCGTGGAAGGTGATCGGATCTTTTTCCGCCGGTTCGTAGCCACGCCCTTTTTTGGTCATGATGTGCAGGAACTGCGGGCCTTTCAGGTCGCGCATGTTCTTGAGCGTGGTCACCAGTCCCAGTACGTCATGGCCGTCGACCGGGCCGATGTAGTTAAAGCCCAGCTCCTCAAACAGCGTGCCCGGCACCACCATACCTTTAATGTGTTCTTCGGTACGCTTGAGCAGCTCCTTAATCGGCGGTACGCCGGAAAAGACTTTTTTGCCGCCTTCGCGCAGCGAGGAGTAAAGCTTGCCGGAAAGCAGCTGTGCCAGATGGTTGTTCAGCGCACCCACGTTCTCGGAGATCGACATTTCGTTATCGTTAAGGATAACCAGCATGTCCGGCTTGATATCACCCGCGTGGTTCATGGCTTCGAAGGCCATACCTGCGGTGATGGCACCGTCGCCAATCACGCAGACGGTACGGCGCTGTTTGTTCTCTTTTTCTGCGGCAACGGCAATACCGATGCCCGCAGAAATGGAGGTGGAGGAGTGACCGACGCTCAGCACGTCATACTCGCTCTCGCCGCGCCACGGGAACGGGTGCAGGCCGTCTTTCTGGCGAATAGTGCCAATTTTATCGCGACGACCGGTCAGAATTTTGTGCGGATAGGCCTGATGGCCTACATCCCAGATGAGCTGATCGAACGGCGTGTTATAGACGTAATGCAGCGCCACGGTCAGCTCAACCGTGCCAAGCCCGGAGGCGAAATGGCCGCTTGAGCGGCTAACGCTGTCGAGCAGGTAGCGACGCAGTTCGTCGCACAGCTTCGGCAGGCTCTCTTTCGGCAACAGGCGTAGCTCCTGGGTGGAGTCAACTAACGCCAGTGTCGGGTATTTGGCAATATCAAAACTCATCAAAGGCTCATCGAGATAGGTTGTTTATTTATCACGCTGGATTATGTAGTCCGCTAGCGCTTCCAGTGCCGAGGTATCCAGCGATTGCGCGGCCAGCTGATTAAGCGACTGGCGGGCATCCTCTATCAGGTCCCGGGCTTTACGTTGGGCTTGCTCAAGACCCAGCAGGGCGGGGTAGGTACTTTTGCCAAGCTGCTGGTCCGCACCCTGACGTTTACCCAATGTTGCAGTATCGCCCACCACATCCAGAATGTCATCCTGAACCTGGAATGCCAGACCGATACTTTCTGCGTATCTGTCCAGAATCGGCAGGGCTTTGCGCCCGCGTTCGCCCGCGCTCAGCGCGCCCAGGCGAACGGCTGCACGAATGAGCGCACCCGTCTTATGACGGTGAATGCGCTCCAGCTGTTCCAGATTAACCTGACGACCTTCCGCCTCTAAATCCAGCGCCTGACCGCCGCACATCCCGGCGACGCCGCTGGCCATTGCCAGTTCGGAGACCATCGCCAGACGGTCGCTATCGGCCACTTCCGCCATCGGTGCATCGCTTAAAATCGAGAATGCCAGCGTTTGCAGGGCATCACCCGCCAGAATCGCATTCGCCTCGCCAAACTTAATGTGGCAGGTTGGCTGACCGCGACGCAGATCGTCGTCGTCCATGGCCGGGAGATCGTCGTGGATCAGCGAATAGGCGTGGATGCACTCCACGGCGGCTGCCGGGGCGTCCAGGGTGTTATCGCTGATACCAAACATATTCCCCGTGGCGTACACCAGGAACGGGCGCAGGCGCTTTCCACCCAAGAGTGCGCCATAGTGCATGGCTTCAACCAGTGGAGTGTTCTGAAAAGGCTGCGGTTCAATGAAACGGCGCAGGGCATCATTGGCGCGAACAACGCGCGCCTGAAGCGCGTTAGCAAAATCCATTTACTCGGCGTCCGGTGTGAAAGGCGTGGTTTTCGCGTCTTCGCTGTCGGAAAGCAGGATCTGCACGCGCTGCTCGGCCTGCTGCAGTTTAACCTGCCCCTGGCGCGCCAGCTGCACGCCACGTTCGAATTCGTTGAGCGCTTCTTCCAGCGGGAGATCGCCGCTCTCAAGACGGGTAACTATCTGCTCCAGCTCACTCAGCGCAGTTTCAAAACTGGCCGGTGCGTCGTTTTTCTTCGGCATAGTGAATTGACTCTTATATTCTTCGCCCCATCATGGTAACGGACTCGGGGCAATTATCAAATAACGCGAGCGGCGCGATGGTGGTATACTTGCGCGCCTGGATGCAGCCACGGGTGTGGGCTGCTGTATTATTTTCCATTACAAGCCTTAATACGCTTGCCTAAGAAACATTGCCGCCATGAAGTTTATCATTAAATTGTTCCCTGAAATCACCATCAAAAGCCAATCTGTGCGTTTGCGCTTTATTAAAATTCTCACCGGGAACATCCGTAACGTATTAAAGCACTACGACGAAACCCTCGCCGTGGTGCGTCACTGGGACCACGTGGAAGTACGCGCCAAAGACGAAAACAAACGTCTTGATATCCGCGACGCGCTGACCCGTATTCCGGGTATTCACCATATTCTGGAAGTGGAAGACGTCCCTTTCACCTCTATGCACGACATCTTCGAAAAAGCGCTGGTCCAGTACCGCGACCAGATCGAAGGTAAAACCTTCTGCGTGCGCGTGAAGCGCCGCGGCAAGCACGAATTCAGCTCCATTGAAGTGGAACGTTACGTGGGCGGCGGTCTGAACCAGCACGTCGAGTCTGCGCGCGTGCGTCTGACCAACCCGGACGTGACCGTGAACCTGGAGATCGAAAACGATCGCCTGCTGCTGGTAAAAGGCCGCTACGAAGGCATCGGCGGCTTCCCGATCGGCACTCAGGAAGACGTATTGTCGCTGATCTCCGGCGGCTTCGACTCCGGTGTCTCCAGCTATATGCTGATGCGTCGCGGTTGCCGTGTGCACTACTGCTTCTTCAACCTGGGCGGCGCGGCGCATGAAATCGGCGTTCGTCAGGTCGCACATTACCTGTGGAACCGTTTCGGCAGCTCGCATCGCGTGCGTTTTGTGGCAATCAACTTCGAACCTGTGGTCGGCGAAATCCTTGAGAAAGTAGATGACGGCCAGATGGGCGTGGTGCTGAAGCGCATGATGGTGCGTGCGGCGTCTAAAGTGGCTGAACGCTACGGCGTGCAGGCGCTGGTCACCGGTGAAGCATTAGGCCAGGTTTCCAGCCAGACGCTGACCAACCTGCGTCTGATCGACAACGTGTCTGATACGCTGATCCTGCGTCCGCTGATCTCCCACGACAAAGAGCACATTATCGACCTGGCGCGCGAAATCGGCACCGAAGATTTTGCCCGTACTATGCCGGAATACTGCGGCGTGATCTCAAAAAGCCCAACGGTGAAAGCGGTGAAGGCGAAGATCGAAGCGGAAGAAGAGCACTTCGATTTCAGCATTCTGGAAAAAGTGGTGGCGGAAGCGTCCAACATTGATATCCGCGAGATTGCCCAGCAGACCGAGCAGGAAGTCGTTGAAGTTGAAACCGTGAGCGGTTTCGGCGCTAACGATGCGATCCTGGATATCCGCTCTATTGACGAGCAGGATGACAAGCCGCTGAAGGTTGAAGGTGTCGACGTGGTCTCTCTGCCGTTCTACAAGCTGAGCACCAAGTTTGGCGATCTCGACCAGAGCAAAACGTATCTGCTGTGGTGTGAGCGCGGGGTGATGAGCCGCCTGCAGGCGCTGTATCTGCGTGAGCAGGGCTTCGCGAATGTGAAGGTGTATCGCCCGTAGTTTCTCGCCCGGTGGCGCTTCGCTTACCGGGCCTACGGTACCGTGCATTTGTAGGCCGGGTAAGGCGTAGCCGCCACCCGGCTTTTTTCATGCACTACTCTTCATAGTAGTTATAAATCCCCGCCGGCATCACCAGCGATGACGCCACTTCGTACGCCTTCTCGCGCCCGACCAGCAGATCAATAATCTTCAGCGCAAAATCAATCGCGGTGCCCGGCCCCTGGCTGGTGAGCAGGTTGACGCGCGGATCCCAGACGACGCGTTTATCCACCCAATGCTCTTCCGGGATCGTATTCTTAAGCCCCGGGAAGCCGGTCATGTTGCCGATGGGAAAGATATCGTGCGGCACCAGAACCGTTCCTGCTGCGGCACAGATAGCGGCGACGATGCGGCCGGATAAATGAAATTGACGCACGGTCTCGACCAGCAGCTGGCTGTCGCGAAAACACTCCGCGCCTTTCAGGCCACCAGGCAGCACGATGATGTCGTAATCTCCGTCAGCCACCTGTACCAGCGGTGCATCCGCCAGGATTTTCACCCCGCGTGAACAGGTGATTGCCAGATTACCGTCGCTGGCGACGCTGGCGGTGGTGACCTTAATGCCGCCACGCACCATCAAATCGATAGTGGTGACGGCTTCCATCTCTTCGCTACCAGGGGCGAGACAGATCAGTGCCGACGCGCTCATATTCACTCTCCTTACGTTTAACCAGATCATACAGACGGGCGTTTTCCGGCACGGCGATGCCGTGCGCGCGGGCGCGTTTTAGCAGATAGCCAGTGATGTAGTCGATCTCCGTGTGGCGTAATGCCCGAACATCCTGCAACATCGAGGAGATGTTTTCTGCCGTACTATCAATAACCTGCTCGACATAATAGCGCAAATCATCCGCCGAGGTATGCAGGCCTTCACGTTCAATCACCGAGGCGACTTCTTCACACAGCGTGGCAATCTCATGAGGATGGTTTTTCAGCTCACCGTTCGGGCAGTCCCACAGCGCTGTCAGCGGATTGATCACGCAGTTCACCGCCAGTTTGCGCCACAGCTGAGGGCGGATGTTATTGTGCCAGGCGACGTCTGGCAGCACTTTCTGTAACACGTCCGCCAGATAACTGTAGTCGCCGTCCTGCTCGCGGGCCGGACCGATATGGGTTACGCCGCTGGCAACGTGGACGATGATGTTGCCATCCCGACGCGCGGCATGGGTGGTAATGCCCATCAGCAGAGGCTGCGCGGTGCTTTTCAGTTCATCAAGGGTTCCCATGCCGTTGTGCAGCAGCAAAATGGGCGATGTCGGGGGGAGCTGGGCCGCCAGGGCTTTTACCGCATCTGAAACCTGCCACGCTTTCAGCGTGACCAGCAGCAGATCGCTTTGCGCCAGAAAATCCGGATCGTTGGCGGTAAGGGATTCGTTAAAGATACTTCCGTCTTCATCAATCAGGTTTACACTGCAATAGGGCTGAGGCACGCGCAGCCAGCCCTGCACTTCGTGTCCGTGCTTACATAGCGCGGTCAGCCATAGCTGACCCAGAGCGCCGCATCCGAGCACTGTAATTTTCATTGTTCCTCCTCACCTGCAACTGCGCCAGGTGTTACGGCCTAAGTATAGCGCCGTCGACTATGCTTTTGAGTTATGCCTTGTTGCGGGTATTATGCAACGCAACAAAAGTGAAGGGAGAAGAAAAGATGCCATCTTTCGATATTGTTTCCGAAGTTGATATCCAGGAAGTTCGCAACGGCGTGGATAACGCAAGCCGTGAAGTTGAGTCTCGTTTTGATTTTCGTGGCGTTGAGGCGACGTTTGAGCTGAACGACGCAAATAAGACCATTAAGGTACTGAGCGAGTCAGATTTCCAGGTTAACCAGCTGCTCGACATTCTGCGCGCCAAGCTGCTGAAGCGCGGCATTGAAGGTACCTCGCTGGACGTGCCGGAAGAGTTTGTCCACAGCGGCAAAACCTGGTTCGTGGAAGCGAAGCTGAAGCAGGGCATTGAGAGCGCGGTGCAGAAGAAGATCGTGAAGCTCATCAAAGACAGCAAGCTGAAGGTGCAGGCGCAAATCCAGGGCGAAGAGATTCGCGTGACCGGGAAATCTCGCGACGATCTGCAGGGCGTGATGGCGCTGATCCGCGGCGGCGATCTGGGACAGCCGTTCCAGTTCAAAAACTTCCGCGATTAAGACAAAAAAATGCCCGGTTCAACCGGGCATTTTTCTAAGCTTTCAGGGCCTGCTCCACCTCGAAGCGGTTGGTCACCTTGCTGTCTATTTTAACGTAAGCGCTACGTTCCTCCGGAACTATCAGCACTTCTGTCACGCCTTCTTTTGCTTCCAGACGCTGTTTGAGCACATCACTGACGTCTATCTCTTCCGGAATTTCCACGCGCAGGCTGCTCACGTAGCGCGGCTCTTTCATGGTGCTGGCAACCAGCAGCCAGACCATCGCCAGCAGCGCACCGGCCAGGAACACGGTTTGCGAATCAAACAGGCCGTCCACCCAGCCGCCGAGCGAGCCGCCAATGGCCACCCCGAGGAACTGGCTGGTGGAGTAAATGCCCATTGCCGTACCCTTATAGCCTGCCGGAGACTCTTTACTGATAAGCGACGGCAGCAGCGCTTCCATCAGGTTAAACGCCAGGAAGAACAGCTGTACGCCAGCAACCAGTTCCCAGAAGTGCGGGCCGGAGCCCCAGAGCACGATCTCGGCAATCAACAGCAGCGCCACGCAGCCCACGAAAACGCGCTTCATCTTGCGCTTCACTTCGGCGTAGATGATAAACGGCACCACGGAGATAAAGGAGATCAGCATCGTCACCAGATAGATTTTCCAGTGCTCGGCGGCGGGGAAGCCCGCAGCGGCAAGCTGGCCGGGCAGGGCGACGAATGTGGACATAAGCAGAATGTGCAGGCACATAATACCGAAATTCAGCTTGAGCAGGCGCGGCTCGACAATCACTTTGCTAAAGCAACCTTTCACCATTCCTGATTCACGGTTCAGAACGTGGTTTTTGCTGTCCGGCACCACCCACAGCGTAAGCGCGATCCCGATGGTCGCCAGCACGGCAATCATCCAGAACAGGGCGTGCAGCCCCAGTGTGTGGGTGATGATAGGGCCAAGCACCATTGCAATCGCAAACGTCACGCCAAAGCTGACGCCGATAAAGGCCATTGCCTTGGTGCGGTTCTGCTCGCGGGTGAGATCTGACAGCAGCGCCATCACCGCGGCGGCAATCGCGCCGGAACCCTGAAGGGCGCGACCGAGAATAATTCCCCAGATGGAGTGGGAGAGGGCGGCAATTATGCTACCGAGTATAAAGACCAGCAGACCACCGACAATCAGTGGCTTACGACCAACGCGGTCCGAAAGCAGACCAAAAGGAATTTGAAATATCGCCTGGGCCAGACCGTAGATACCAATCGCCAGGCCAATCAACGCTTCACTGGCCCCCTGCAGCGCCATGCCGTACGTGGTCAGAACAGGCAGGACCATAAACATGCCAAGCATCCGTAGCGAGAAAACAGTCCCTAAACCCCAGGTCGCGCGCAGTTCGCCTGGCGTCATTTTGTAATCGTTCATTACCACCTCAGTTCAAAAGCAGGCACTAGTTTAGGCGGGGTGTTAATTGCGGTAAATAGGTGTTTGTTTAATAGATATTACCGTCGTGCAAAACCGCGTCGGGTGGCGGCGATGCCTTACCCGACCTACCGATCCCGTAGGCCCGTGCAAGCGTAGCGCCGCCGGGCAAAAAAAAAGCCAGGTGATTAACCCGGCTTTTTCAATTCAGCACACTTACCAGACGTAAGTGAGCAGGCTGTGTGAATCTGGCACCATAAAATCTACGGACATCATCACGGAAAGCGAGGTGATGGCGACAATCGAGAACACAAACAGTTTGCGTGCCCACACTTTGTCATCTTCCACCTTGTAACCGCGCAGCGCCATACCGAGCCACCAGACGCTCACTGCCGCCGCCACGGCCAGGTATTTATACCCGGCGTAGCCGCCCAGTGAGAGCATCAGCGTTGCCACGGCAAAGGCGATGATGTACAGCGTGATGTGGTTCTTGGCTACCGAAATGCCTTTCACGACCGGCAGGACCGGGATGTTCGCTGCCTGATAATCCTTAAAGCGGAAAATCGCGATGGCATAGGAGTGCGGCATCTGCCACAGGCTAAAGATAGCCAGCAGGATCAGCGCACCGCTGTCGAACTCGTTCGTGACGGCGCAGTAGCCAATCACCGGCGGCGCAGCGCCGGAGAGAGAACCAATCAGCGTGCCGTAGACGGAGTGACGTTTCATATACAGGCTGTAGACGCCCACATACACCACGAACCCCATCACCCCCAGCCAGCAGGCCAGCGGGTTAGCTCCAAACCACAGCAGCATAAAGCCAGCAATACCCAGCAAGGTGGCGTACACCAGCGAGACGGAAGGGGCGATCAGGCCTTTCACCAGCACCCGATTTTTGGTCCTTTCCATCTTCTTGTCGATATCCATGTCGATGTAGTTGTTAAATACACAACCGGACGCAACAACCAGTGACACACCGACCAGCGTGGAGATAAAGAGGGTGTAATCAATGCTGCCCTTAGAGGCCAGCAGGAACCCTCCGATCACGGAGATCAGGTTGCCAAAGATGATGCCTGGTTTCGTTACTTGCAGGTATTGCTTAAACATACTCGCCGCTCTTAGTGAACCATCATGTTGTAGTTGAGGTTCCACATAATCCAGATGGAACCGACTACCAGGATAGCGATGATAATCACGGTAAAGATAAAGGCAGTCATATTCCAGCCTTCATCGGACTTGGTGTTCATGTGCAGGAAGCAAACCAGATGCACCAGAATCTGAATCACCGCAGTCACCAGGATTGCACCCAGGATAACCGGCTTAGACGCAGAACCGTTCATCACCATCCAGAACGGGATCACCGTCAGGATGATCGACAGGATAAAACCTGTCATGTAGGTTTTTACGCTACCGTGGGAAGCGCCATGATCGTTTGAATGACTCATTACATCGCCCCCATCAGATAAACAACAGAGAACACACAGATCCATACCACGTCCAGGAAGTGCCAGAACAGGCTCAGGCACATGATACGGGTACGGTTAGTGCTGGTCAGGCCGCGACGGGATACCTGGAACATCAGTACCGCCATCCAGATCAGACCCGAGGTTACGTGCAGACCGTGAGTACCAACCAGCGCGAAGAACGCGGACAGGAAGCCACTGCGATCCGGACCA includes:
- a CDS encoding MFS transporter, coding for MNDYKMTPGELRATWGLGTVFSLRMLGMFMVLPVLTTYGMALQGASEALIGLAIGIYGLAQAIFQIPFGLLSDRVGRKPLIVGGLLVFILGSIIAALSHSIWGIILGRALQGSGAIAAAVMALLSDLTREQNRTKAMAFIGVSFGVTFAIAMVLGPIITHTLGLHALFWMIAVLATIGIALTLWVVPDSKNHVLNRESGMVKGCFSKVIVEPRLLKLNFGIMCLHILLMSTFVALPGQLAAAGFPAAEHWKIYLVTMLISFISVVPFIIYAEVKRKMKRVFVGCVALLLIAEIVLWGSGPHFWELVAGVQLFFLAFNLMEALLPSLISKESPAGYKGTAMGIYSTSQFLGVAIGGSLGGWVDGLFDSQTVFLAGALLAMVWLLVASTMKEPRYVSSLRVEIPEEIDVSDVLKQRLEAKEGVTEVLIVPEERSAYVKIDSKVTNRFEVEQALKA
- the cyoE gene encoding heme o synthase; translation: MFKQYLQVTKPGIIFGNLISVIGGFLLASKGSIDYTLFISTLVGVSLVVASGCVFNNYIDMDIDKKMERTKNRVLVKGLIAPSVSLVYATLLGIAGFMLLWFGANPLACWLGVMGFVVYVGVYSLYMKRHSVYGTLIGSLSGAAPPVIGYCAVTNEFDSGALILLAIFSLWQMPHSYAIAIFRFKDYQAANIPVLPVVKGISVAKNHITLYIIAFAVATLMLSLGGYAGYKYLAVAAAVSVWWLGMALRGYKVEDDKVWARKLFVFSIVAITSLSVMMSVDFMVPDSHSLLTYVW
- a CDS encoding cytochrome o ubiquinol oxidase subunit IV, producing the protein MSHSNDHGASHGSVKTYMTGFILSIILTVIPFWMVMNGSASKPVILGAILVTAVIQILVHLVCFLHMNTKSDEGWNMTAFIFTVIIIAILVVGSIWIMWNLNYNMMVH